One window from the genome of Actinoplanes teichomyceticus ATCC 31121 encodes:
- a CDS encoding iron-containing alcohol dehydrogenase, translating to MSGFDLALPGRVMFGPGRAGELAGLLPAMGSRLLLCTGRDPSRHRDLLGGLEPVAVVTAAGEPTVDDLRSATERARAAGADLVVAIGGGSVLDLGKAVAVLLGNGTDPLDHLEIVGRGVPVERPAAPFVAVPTTAGTGAEATANAVFRVPDRGLKVSIRSRHMLPAVALVDPLLTLTCPPPVTASSGLDALTQCLEPYVSPKATPATDAVAAEGLRRGAAALRRAYEHGDDHAAREDMALCSLFGGIALANAKLGAVHGLAGVIGGMVDAPHGMVCAALLAPVVEANVQALRERDPASPALARYAHVARLLTGSPDATVADAVDWLRGTVAALRVRPLSAAGLRPELFAEVAAKAAGSSSMQGNPVPLSEPELTAVLRAAH from the coding sequence GTGAGCGGGTTCGATCTCGCCCTGCCCGGCCGGGTGATGTTCGGCCCGGGCCGGGCCGGCGAACTCGCCGGGCTGCTGCCGGCGATGGGGTCCCGGCTGCTGCTGTGCACCGGCCGGGACCCGTCCCGGCACCGTGACCTGCTGGGCGGGCTGGAACCGGTCGCCGTCGTGACCGCCGCCGGCGAGCCCACCGTCGACGACCTGCGCTCGGCGACCGAGCGGGCCCGCGCCGCCGGCGCCGACCTGGTCGTCGCGATCGGCGGGGGCAGCGTCCTGGACCTGGGCAAGGCGGTGGCGGTGCTGCTCGGCAACGGCACGGACCCGCTGGACCATCTGGAGATCGTCGGCCGCGGCGTGCCCGTCGAGCGGCCGGCGGCGCCGTTCGTCGCGGTGCCCACCACCGCGGGCACCGGCGCCGAAGCCACGGCGAACGCGGTGTTCCGGGTACCGGACCGCGGTCTCAAGGTCAGCATCCGCAGCCGGCACATGCTGCCCGCGGTGGCCCTGGTCGACCCGCTGCTCACGCTGACCTGCCCGCCGCCGGTGACCGCCAGCAGCGGGCTGGACGCGCTGACCCAGTGCCTGGAGCCGTACGTCTCGCCGAAGGCGACGCCCGCCACCGACGCCGTCGCGGCCGAGGGTCTGCGCCGCGGCGCCGCGGCGCTGCGACGCGCCTACGAGCACGGCGACGACCACGCCGCCCGCGAGGACATGGCGCTGTGCAGCCTCTTCGGCGGCATCGCGCTGGCCAACGCCAAGCTGGGCGCGGTGCACGGGCTCGCCGGTGTCATCGGCGGGATGGTCGACGCGCCGCACGGCATGGTCTGCGCCGCGCTGCTCGCCCCCGTCGTCGAGGCGAACGTCCAGGCACTTCGCGAGCGCGACCCAGCCTCGCCGGCGCTGGCCCGGTACGCCCACGTGGCCCGGCTGCTGACCGGCAGCCCGGACGCCACCGTCGCCGACGCGGTGGACTGGCTGCGGGGGACCGTCGCCGCGCTGCGGGTCCGGCCGCTGAGCGCGGCGGGGCTGCGGCCGGAGCTCTTCGCCGAGGTCGCCGCCAAGGCCGCCGGGTCCAGCAGCATGCAGGGCAACCCGGTGCCGCTGAGCGAACCGGAGCTGACCGCGGTGCTGCGCGCGGCCCACTGA
- a CDS encoding trypsin-like serine peptidase gives MTDLLLRIDGVSHRLAEADVWYLTRQRDGLVPTRRRCGAGELGHFVSRRGRWYYRTGDPAALPVRLNGRVVQDPTTRLPRGPVHLTWERPAGPVVRDVQRSGYDEAAIVRAVHAACPRYEDLELLLADDLRLELFHISPPADMRWVVDEVIRTARAYGWLTDLLTAVRFAHPREPALDPVMPRFDQESMVDEANGLSDPFAFAARLVRACPQVCQIDVTSGSRRSAGTGFLVGPHIVLTNYHVLRDVLDEPGSPARVAFTFDLHEHGDARFTRRAPLRLAVDWRLAASPPEELDYVLARLDGVPGYDELPTGERRGWLCPSGAAIARPSRGMRLVILQHPRGVMLKQAFGDVLGVDGAGTRLTHRVNTMTGSSGSPCYDVDHFRLIAVHRAGAADSGPAACNTAVPVQAIHADLTARRFDFDLLTDF, from the coding sequence ATGACGGACCTGCTGCTGCGGATCGACGGCGTCAGCCACCGCCTGGCCGAGGCGGACGTCTGGTACCTGACCCGGCAGCGGGACGGGCTCGTGCCGACGCGCCGGCGCTGCGGCGCCGGCGAGCTCGGCCACTTCGTGTCCCGGCGGGGCCGCTGGTACTACCGGACCGGGGACCCGGCCGCGCTGCCGGTGCGGCTCAACGGCCGCGTCGTGCAGGACCCGACGACGCGGCTGCCGCGCGGGCCGGTCCACCTGACCTGGGAGCGGCCGGCCGGCCCGGTGGTCCGCGACGTCCAGCGGTCCGGCTACGACGAGGCGGCGATCGTCCGCGCCGTCCACGCCGCCTGCCCCCGCTACGAGGATCTGGAGCTGCTGCTGGCCGACGACCTGAGGCTGGAGCTGTTCCACATCTCGCCGCCGGCCGACATGCGGTGGGTCGTCGACGAGGTCATCCGGACGGCACGGGCGTACGGCTGGCTCACCGACCTGCTGACCGCCGTGCGTTTCGCCCACCCCCGGGAGCCGGCCCTGGACCCGGTGATGCCGCGGTTCGACCAGGAGTCGATGGTCGACGAGGCGAACGGGCTGTCCGACCCGTTCGCCTTCGCCGCCCGGCTGGTACGTGCCTGTCCGCAGGTGTGCCAGATCGACGTGACCTCGGGCTCGCGGCGGTCGGCGGGCACCGGTTTCCTGGTCGGTCCGCACATCGTGCTGACCAACTACCACGTGCTGCGCGACGTGCTCGACGAACCGGGCTCGCCGGCCCGGGTGGCGTTCACGTTCGACCTGCACGAGCACGGCGACGCCCGCTTCACCCGCCGGGCGCCGCTTCGCCTGGCGGTGGACTGGCGGCTCGCCGCGAGCCCGCCGGAGGAGCTGGACTACGTCCTGGCCCGGCTGGACGGCGTGCCCGGCTACGACGAGCTGCCCACCGGTGAGCGCCGCGGCTGGCTCTGCCCGTCCGGCGCCGCGATCGCCCGGCCGAGCCGCGGTATGCGCCTGGTGATCCTGCAGCATCCCCGCGGGGTGATGCTCAAGCAGGCGTTCGGCGACGTGCTCGGCGTCGACGGGGCCGGCACCCGGCTGACCCACCGGGTCAACACGATGACCGGCTCCTCCGGCTCGCCCTGCTACGACGTGGACCACTTCCGGCTGATCGCCGTGCACCGGGCGGGGGCAGCGGACTCCGGCCCGGCGGCGTGCAACACCGCCGTACCGGTCCAGGCGATCCACGCCGATCTGACCGCACGCCGTTTCGACTTCGACCTGCTCACCGATTTCTGA